One segment of Pleomorphomonas sp. PLEO DNA contains the following:
- a CDS encoding ABC transporter permease — MSAIADIPPADASANSEKPARPNIAVRILGAVPPVLWTVLVLVFLWEIICRIAEVPPFILPAPSAIAEVFGNYWHRLLPNALVTLSEVLIGFALAVAIGIPLAVLIAYSSIMERTVYPLIAASQTVPKVAIAPLLLTWFGYGMTPKIVIVVLLSFFPVVINTVMGLKSVSREMIYLSRSMGASGWQSFWKFRLPHSLPSIFGGLKLATVMSVIGAIVGEFIGADSGLGYIIVVAGANFDIARQFAAVILISLIGIVFFAVLEQLERIMIPWRARSKVEAGG, encoded by the coding sequence ATGTCCGCTATCGCCGACATCCCCCCCGCCGACGCGTCCGCCAACAGCGAGAAGCCAGCTCGTCCCAATATCGCGGTCCGGATCCTTGGCGCCGTGCCGCCGGTGCTGTGGACGGTCCTCGTGCTGGTGTTCCTGTGGGAGATCATCTGCCGGATCGCTGAAGTGCCGCCATTCATCCTGCCTGCGCCCTCAGCCATCGCCGAAGTGTTCGGCAACTACTGGCACCGACTACTGCCCAATGCGCTGGTGACTCTCAGCGAGGTGCTCATCGGCTTCGCCCTCGCCGTGGCGATCGGCATCCCGCTCGCCGTGCTGATCGCCTATTCGTCGATCATGGAACGAACCGTCTATCCGCTGATCGCCGCCAGCCAGACCGTCCCCAAGGTCGCCATCGCCCCGCTGCTGCTGACCTGGTTCGGTTACGGCATGACGCCCAAGATCGTCATCGTCGTCCTGCTCAGCTTCTTTCCGGTGGTCATCAACACGGTGATGGGCCTCAAGTCGGTCTCGCGCGAGATGATCTATCTTTCGCGCTCGATGGGCGCATCGGGCTGGCAGAGCTTTTGGAAATTCCGCCTCCCCCACTCCCTGCCCAGCATTTTCGGCGGACTCAAGCTGGCCACGGTGATGTCGGTGATCGGCGCCATCGTCGGTGAATTCATCGGTGCCGACAGCGGTCTGGGCTACATCATCGTCGTGGCCGGCGCCAATTTCGACATCGCCCGCCAATTCGCCGCGGTCATCCTGATCTCGCTGATCGGCATCGTGTTCTTTGCCGTGCTGGAGCAGCTCGAACGGATCATGATCCCCTGGCGCGCCCGGTCCAAGGTGGAGGCCGGCGGCTAA
- a CDS encoding nitrilase-related carbon-nitrogen hydrolase: protein MAITSWRATCIQMKSLVASDATSREEATAIIEANLANAIGKIELACASPTPPRLVVLPEFVFQGPPRATPVSAWIERACAPIPGPITERLAEVAVRLGIYIAGNHFEVDAQWPDRYFNSSLLLDPKGEVILRYRRINTASWTSPHDILSQYRAAYGEDGIFPVVDTELGRLAIFPCGEVLVPELSRVLMMRGAEVLLHPSNEPANRRSDAAKICRAAENMCYLISANVAGGIGFSSNGAERGGHSQIVDYNGDFIAFDDGEDESVATSAMIDVEALQAARRDTGMGNGLLRSRFEMYRGYYGAAEFYPPDGLAEKSIETAADLSPVHERAIANLIRAGVLRTDRKS, encoded by the coding sequence ATGGCAATCACCTCGTGGCGCGCCACGTGCATTCAAATGAAGAGCCTGGTGGCAAGCGACGCGACGAGCCGGGAGGAAGCGACGGCGATCATCGAGGCCAATCTTGCCAATGCCATCGGCAAGATTGAACTGGCCTGCGCCTCACCCACCCCTCCCCGGCTGGTGGTGCTGCCGGAGTTCGTCTTTCAGGGACCGCCTCGCGCCACGCCTGTGAGTGCCTGGATCGAACGCGCCTGTGCACCCATCCCCGGGCCGATCACCGAGCGTCTCGCCGAGGTGGCCGTCCGGCTCGGTATCTATATCGCCGGCAACCACTTCGAGGTCGATGCGCAGTGGCCCGATCGCTACTTCAATTCGTCGCTCCTGCTCGACCCGAAGGGTGAGGTCATCCTGCGCTACCGGCGTATCAACACCGCTAGTTGGACGTCGCCGCATGACATCTTGAGCCAGTATCGGGCGGCCTATGGTGAGGACGGCATCTTCCCCGTTGTCGACACCGAACTCGGGCGCCTAGCGATCTTTCCGTGTGGCGAGGTACTGGTGCCTGAGCTGTCGCGGGTGTTGATGATGCGAGGCGCGGAGGTCTTGCTGCATCCATCGAACGAGCCGGCCAATCGGCGATCAGACGCCGCCAAGATCTGCCGGGCGGCCGAAAACATGTGCTATCTGATCTCGGCCAACGTCGCCGGCGGTATCGGCTTTTCGAGCAACGGCGCCGAGCGTGGCGGCCATTCGCAGATCGTTGACTACAACGGCGATTTCATCGCCTTCGACGACGGCGAGGACGAGAGCGTCGCCACCTCGGCAATGATCGACGTCGAGGCGCTGCAGGCGGCACGGCGGGACACCGGCATGGGCAACGGGCTGCTGCGCAGTCGGTTCGAGATGTATCGCGGCTACTATGGCGCGGCTGAGTTTTATCCGCCGGATGGACTGGCGGAAAAGTCGATCGAAACGGCTGCTGACCTAAGCCCGGTGCATGAGAGGGCGATCGCCAACCTCATCAGGGCCGGCGTTCTGAGAACCGACCGCAAATCCTGA
- a CDS encoding ABC transporter substrate-binding protein: MRHMLVRAMAPVIGMAILGIASASQGLAAEPTKINLRLAWIAGAVDIPLFVAASKGYFKDEGLDVNIVDGNGSTGTIQAVGSGDFEIGIAGLGALAQAQQAAGADTLIAVAGLLQKDPTSVISLKGSGITQPKDIEGKRFGTDAANFEDGMIKAFAEANGVDFSKVNVIIINGNNDRVALLKGDVDFINGWANPDGDKVAAKAPIEKPLLFADYGVNLLGSSVIVRKDFLAKNEAAVRGFLAALQKGKAATVADQNGAFALFMKARPDSDEAEIKLEMRVMPQYEHTAASAGKPYGWVAQSDVEQTISLLEKYSGMKPGLKPDSIYNGSYLPASN; encoded by the coding sequence ATGAGACACATGCTAGTGCGCGCCATGGCGCCAGTCATTGGAATGGCCATATTGGGAATCGCGAGTGCCAGCCAGGGCCTCGCGGCAGAGCCGACAAAAATCAACCTGCGTCTGGCCTGGATTGCCGGCGCGGTCGACATTCCGCTGTTTGTCGCCGCCAGCAAGGGCTACTTCAAGGACGAGGGGCTCGACGTCAACATCGTCGATGGAAACGGATCGACCGGCACCATCCAGGCGGTCGGCAGCGGCGACTTCGAGATCGGCATCGCCGGCCTCGGCGCGCTGGCCCAGGCCCAGCAGGCGGCGGGCGCCGACACCCTGATCGCGGTGGCCGGCCTGCTGCAGAAGGATCCCACGTCGGTCATCAGCCTCAAGGGATCGGGGATCACCCAGCCGAAGGACATCGAAGGCAAGCGCTTCGGCACGGACGCGGCCAACTTCGAAGACGGCATGATCAAGGCTTTCGCCGAGGCCAATGGCGTCGATTTCTCCAAGGTCAACGTCATCATCATCAATGGCAACAACGACCGCGTGGCGCTCCTAAAGGGCGATGTAGATTTCATCAACGGCTGGGCCAATCCGGACGGCGACAAGGTGGCCGCCAAAGCACCGATCGAAAAGCCGCTGCTGTTTGCCGACTACGGCGTCAATCTGCTGGGCAGTTCGGTGATCGTCCGCAAGGACTTCCTCGCCAAGAACGAAGCGGCGGTGCGCGGATTCCTGGCCGCCCTCCAGAAGGGCAAGGCCGCGACCGTCGCCGATCAGAATGGCGCCTTCGCCCTCTTCATGAAGGCGCGGCCGGATTCGGACGAGGCGGAAATCAAGCTCGAGATGAGGGTGATGCCCCAGTACGAGCACACCGCCGCTTCGGCCGGCAAACCCTACGGCTGGGTCGCACAGTCGGACGTCGAGCAGACCATCTCCCTCCTGGAGAAATACAGCGGCATGAAGCCCGGCCTCAAGCCGGACAGCATCTACAACGGCAGCTACCTGCCAGCCAGCAACTAA
- a CDS encoding 2Fe-2S iron-sulfur cluster-binding protein, which yields MTDRVPLRLRIAAIRYEADSVRSFELVAEDGRVLPPVEAGAHIDLALPGGFTRSYSIINTTGPADRYLIAVNREADSRGGSAHLCDVARVGDLIDVTPPLNTFRLAEDAEETLLLAGGIGITPILGMVRRLKALGHCWRLVYAARSRAAAAFLPEILVLAAANPGGVTLHFDDEAGRYLDAAAAIGAASPQAHLYCCGPEPMLAAFKSATAGRDPDRIHVEHFAGTAARPSGEFTVMLKRSGRTIVVPAGRTIMEVLQEAGIRVAYSCRSGVCGTCETRVLDGVPDHKDNVLSPREQASGKVIMICCSGAKSDLLVLDL from the coding sequence ATGACCGACCGCGTACCGCTGCGCCTTCGTATCGCAGCCATCCGCTACGAGGCCGACTCCGTCCGATCGTTCGAACTCGTCGCAGAGGACGGACGCGTCCTGCCGCCGGTGGAAGCAGGCGCCCACATCGATCTGGCGCTTCCCGGTGGATTCACTCGCAGCTACTCCATCATCAATACCACTGGACCGGCCGACCGCTATCTCATCGCCGTCAACCGCGAAGCCGACAGTCGCGGTGGTTCCGCCCATCTCTGCGATGTGGCGCGGGTGGGGGACCTCATTGACGTGACGCCGCCGCTGAACACTTTCCGCCTGGCAGAGGATGCAGAGGAAACCCTGTTGCTGGCTGGTGGCATCGGCATTACGCCGATATTGGGCATGGTGCGGCGCCTTAAGGCGCTCGGCCATTGCTGGCGCCTCGTTTACGCGGCGCGCAGCCGCGCCGCCGCCGCCTTCCTGCCGGAAATATTAGTTCTGGCCGCTGCCAATCCGGGTGGTGTCACGCTGCACTTCGACGACGAGGCCGGCCGTTATCTCGACGCGGCGGCGGCTATCGGTGCCGCCAGCCCGCAAGCCCACCTCTATTGCTGTGGTCCGGAGCCGATGCTGGCCGCTTTCAAGTCGGCGACCGCCGGGCGGGATCCCGACCGCATCCATGTCGAGCATTTTGCCGGTACCGCTGCGCGGCCGAGCGGCGAATTCACCGTGATGCTGAAGCGGTCCGGCCGCACCATCGTCGTGCCGGCGGGCCGAACGATCATGGAAGTACTGCAGGAGGCGGGCATTCGCGTCGCCTATTCCTGCCGCTCGGGTGTCTGCGGCACCTGCGAGACGCGGGTGCTCGACGGCGTTCCCGACCATAAGGACAACGTCCTGTCGCCGCGCGAACAAGCGTCCGGCAAGGTGATCATGATCTGCTGCTCTGGTGCCAAGAGCGATCTTCTGGTGCTCGACCTTTAG
- a CDS encoding SDR family oxidoreductase, which yields MQTILISGANRGIGLELARQFSAAGWSIVGTARRPDEATELKALPGTEVLPLEATDPSSIDELVSRLGGRPIDVLIANAGVAIHLEATPVEVTREDFLAVLATNSFAPLALAGALKPNLLAGQHRVAAAMSSLMSSITANDWGTQYTYRASKTGLNALWRALAMEWRSIGITAVLLRPGMVATRMTGYRGIPVEMSVAGMKMVVERLTPADAGRLIGYDGSDVPW from the coding sequence ATGCAGACCATTCTCATTTCCGGCGCAAATCGCGGCATCGGCCTGGAGTTGGCGCGTCAGTTCTCGGCGGCTGGCTGGTCGATCGTCGGCACAGCCCGCCGCCCGGACGAGGCGACCGAGCTTAAGGCGCTGCCGGGGACGGAGGTGCTGCCGCTCGAGGCAACGGACCCGTCGTCGATCGATGAACTGGTCTCCCGCCTCGGCGGGCGGCCAATCGACGTGCTCATCGCCAATGCCGGCGTCGCGATCCACCTGGAGGCCACTCCCGTCGAAGTGACGCGGGAGGATTTTCTCGCCGTGCTGGCCACCAACAGCTTTGCGCCACTGGCGCTGGCTGGGGCGTTGAAACCCAATCTACTCGCCGGCCAGCATCGCGTCGCGGCCGCCATGTCGAGCCTGATGAGCTCGATTACCGCCAACGACTGGGGCACCCAATACACCTATCGAGCCTCGAAGACGGGGCTCAACGCCCTCTGGCGAGCCTTGGCGATGGAGTGGCGGTCGATCGGTATCACCGCGGTGCTGCTCAGGCCCGGCATGGTCGCCACCCGGATGACCGGCTATCGCGGCATCCCGGTGGAAATGAGCGTTGCCGGCATGAAGATGGTTGTCGAGCGCCTGACCCCGGCCGATGCCGGCCGGCTGATCGGCTACGACGGCAGCGATGTGCCTTGGTGA
- a CDS encoding SDR family NAD(P)-dependent oxidoreductase, with translation MPTVLITGANRGIGLEFARQYAADGWHVVMLNRTLLASAARDMLGPQATEFFYDALDDASAAEAVRSLSGTPVDVAILNAGLGAGPDLPPEAIRRDHWEATMLTNAYAPLHLAALLEPNLRAGSHKVLASVSSLAASMADYDVPRQFVYRASKAALNQLWRNLSVEWRPWGCICLALRPGRVSTRMTNFSGELTPAQSVVGLRQVINDATAAESGCHIGYDGRVVPW, from the coding sequence ATGCCGACTGTACTCATCACCGGCGCCAACCGTGGCATCGGCCTCGAATTCGCCCGGCAATATGCGGCCGACGGCTGGCACGTCGTCATGTTGAACCGGACGCTGCTGGCCAGCGCCGCGCGCGACATGCTTGGTCCACAGGCGACCGAGTTTTTCTATGATGCCCTCGATGACGCCAGCGCGGCCGAGGCCGTCCGATCGCTGTCCGGCACGCCCGTTGACGTTGCCATCCTCAATGCCGGCCTCGGCGCTGGCCCGGATCTCCCGCCGGAGGCCATCCGTCGGGACCACTGGGAAGCGACGATGCTGACCAACGCCTATGCGCCGCTGCATCTGGCTGCTCTCCTTGAGCCCAACCTGCGCGCCGGTTCCCACAAGGTTCTTGCGTCGGTGTCCAGCCTTGCCGCGTCCATGGCGGACTATGATGTGCCGCGCCAGTTCGTCTATCGCGCTTCGAAGGCGGCGCTGAATCAGCTCTGGCGCAATCTCTCGGTCGAATGGCGCCCCTGGGGGTGCATCTGTCTGGCGCTTCGCCCAGGCCGCGTCTCCACCCGCATGACCAACTTTTCCGGCGAGCTGACGCCAGCGCAGTCGGTCGTCGGTCTCAGACAGGTTATCAATGATGCGACGGCAGCCGAGAGCGGCTGCCACATAGGCTATGATGGCCGCGTCGTGCCCTGGTAA
- a CDS encoding ABC transporter ATP-binding protein, whose protein sequence is MPDRPRHVSIEGIHKSFDGRNGRVQALEDVSLKIRRGEFVSVLGPSGCGKSTLLMLLAGLAPATSGAILVDDELIDAPYAKAGIVFQQDVLLEWRTAIQNVLIQAEIRKLDLGEARERARALLRMVSLQDFEDAYPKELSGGMRQRVSICRALLHKPPLLLMDEPFGALDAMTRDQLQIDLLRLCADNDMTVFFITHSITEAIFVSDRVVVMSPRPGKIERIIDIDLPRPRRLSMREDRRFLEYIHEITAIFKSLGVFREEY, encoded by the coding sequence ATGCCGGACCGCCCACGACACGTTTCCATCGAGGGCATCCACAAATCATTCGACGGCCGCAACGGCCGCGTCCAGGCGTTGGAGGACGTCAGCCTCAAGATCCGGCGGGGCGAATTCGTCTCGGTACTGGGGCCGTCGGGCTGCGGCAAGAGCACGCTATTGATGTTGCTGGCCGGTCTGGCGCCGGCGACATCGGGCGCCATCCTGGTCGACGACGAGCTGATCGACGCCCCCTATGCCAAGGCCGGCATCGTGTTCCAGCAGGACGTGCTGCTGGAATGGCGCACCGCCATCCAGAACGTGCTGATCCAGGCGGAGATCCGCAAGCTCGACCTCGGCGAGGCGCGCGAGCGAGCACGGGCGCTGCTGCGCATGGTGTCGCTGCAGGACTTCGAGGATGCCTACCCCAAGGAACTGTCGGGCGGCATGCGCCAGCGCGTTTCCATCTGCCGGGCGCTGCTGCACAAGCCGCCGTTGCTGCTGATGGACGAGCCGTTCGGCGCGCTCGACGCCATGACGCGCGATCAGTTGCAGATCGATCTGCTGCGCCTTTGCGCCGACAACGACATGACGGTGTTCTTCATTACCCATTCGATCACTGAGGCCATCTTCGTCAGCGATCGCGTGGTGGTGATGTCGCCTCGCCCGGGTAAGATCGAACGCATCATCGACATCGATCTGCCACGTCCGCGTCGCCTGTCCATGCGCGAGGACCGGCGCTTCCTCGAATACATCCATGAAATCACTGCCATCTTTAAGAGTCTCGGCGTGTTCAGAGAGGAGTATTGA
- a CDS encoding dihydrodipicolinate synthase family protein, translated as MSLINSDSRGVFVIAVTPFADDGTIDEASIDRVTDFYFEQGADGLTILGMMGEAPKLTQTEALAITRRTLGRAGNRPVVVGVSAPGLAAIGDLTRAVMDLGAAGVMVAPPSVLRTNEQITAYYGEVMETVGSGVPVVLQDFPLSTGVQISIDTLGRIVEAHSDIVMLKHEDWPGLAKISALRAAEAKGRRRLSILCGNGGIFLPEEIARGADGAMTGFGYLEMMVEVCRLAGAGEMDRAQDIFDAYLPLVRYEQQPGIGLAVRKHVLKRRGAIASAAQRRPGALLPAAAVVEVERLISRQERRLAALG; from the coding sequence ATGTCCCTGATTAATTCCGATAGCCGCGGCGTCTTCGTCATTGCCGTCACCCCCTTTGCCGACGATGGCACCATCGACGAAGCGAGCATCGATCGCGTCACCGACTTCTATTTCGAGCAGGGCGCCGATGGCCTCACCATCCTCGGCATGATGGGCGAGGCGCCAAAGCTCACCCAGACCGAGGCGCTCGCCATCACCCGCCGGACGCTGGGGCGGGCCGGCAACCGGCCGGTGGTGGTGGGCGTGTCGGCGCCTGGCCTCGCGGCGATCGGCGATCTGACGCGGGCGGTGATGGACCTTGGCGCCGCGGGCGTGATGGTCGCGCCGCCGTCGGTGCTGCGAACCAACGAACAGATCACCGCCTACTACGGCGAGGTAATGGAAACCGTTGGCTCCGGCGTTCCGGTGGTGCTCCAGGACTTTCCGCTGTCGACCGGCGTCCAGATCAGCATCGACACGCTCGGCCGCATCGTCGAAGCGCACAGCGATATCGTCATGCTGAAGCACGAGGACTGGCCCGGGCTGGCCAAGATATCGGCGCTACGCGCCGCCGAGGCGAAGGGGCGGCGCCGGCTGTCCATCCTGTGCGGCAACGGCGGCATCTTCCTGCCCGAAGAAATCGCCCGTGGGGCCGACGGCGCCATGACCGGCTTCGGCTATCTGGAGATGATGGTTGAGGTCTGTCGTCTGGCCGGCGCCGGTGAGATGGATCGGGCGCAGGATATTTTCGACGCCTATCTGCCGCTGGTCCGCTACGAGCAGCAGCCCGGCATCGGGCTGGCGGTCCGCAAGCACGTGCTGAAGCGTCGTGGCGCCATCGCCTCTGCCGCGCAGCGTCGGCCGGGCGCTTTGCTGCCGGCGGCGGCTGTGGTCGAGGTCGAGCGGCTGATTTCCCGTCAGGAGCGGCGGCTGGCGGCCCTAGGCTGA
- a CDS encoding GntR family transcriptional regulator gives MTSAATDTRGADFAATDVTLSEYAYGQILDHMLNGRLPAGSVLQERRLAEMLSISRTPVREALGRLETEQLITRRQGRMLYVADVTVENYVNLLDLRRILEMEAAARATGRVSAEDAAAVEKAIDDLVHVTEITPAHHWAVDEMVHGTIADAVGNPLLTASIRDLRRRTHLFNTARIPNRLLPGASEHIELIHAVMGDDPERSRRLMGLHLDNVRDAIIDFLLGRRRS, from the coding sequence GTGACGAGCGCCGCCACGGACACTCGAGGAGCGGATTTTGCCGCCACCGACGTTACCCTCAGCGAATATGCCTACGGCCAAATCCTCGACCACATGTTGAACGGCCGTCTGCCCGCCGGCTCTGTGCTGCAGGAACGCCGACTTGCCGAAATGTTGTCGATCTCGCGCACTCCGGTACGCGAGGCGCTGGGCCGGCTTGAGACGGAACAGCTGATCACCCGCCGCCAGGGCCGCATGCTCTACGTGGCCGATGTCACCGTGGAGAACTACGTCAATTTGCTCGACCTGCGCCGTATCCTGGAAATGGAAGCGGCGGCGCGGGCGACTGGTCGCGTCAGCGCGGAAGATGCGGCCGCCGTCGAGAAGGCTATCGACGATCTCGTCCACGTCACCGAGATTACGCCGGCTCATCATTGGGCGGTGGACGAAATGGTCCACGGCACCATTGCCGACGCTGTGGGCAATCCGCTGCTGACGGCCTCAATCCGCGATCTCCGGCGGCGTACCCACCTTTTCAACACAGCCCGCATCCCCAATCGCCTGCTTCCCGGCGCCAGCGAGCACATCGAGCTTATTCACGCGGTGATGGGCGATGATCCCGAGCGGTCGCGTCGGCTGATGGGTCTGCACCTCGACAATGTTCGCGACGCGATCATCGACTTTCTCCTCGGTCGCCGCCGGTCATAG
- a CDS encoding Rieske 2Fe-2S domain-containing protein, producing MITAEENEQLCRVGKGTLMGDLFRQFWLPVCKSSELKADGDPVRLMILGEKLIAFRDTEGRVGVFDHRCPHRCASLFFGRNELGGIRCAYHGWKFDVTGKCLDQPNLEDKNRYPAGTPAFAYRVQESGGLVFAYMGERQENPPPLPEIEAIMGEGDDRNIALTHRDCNYMQALEGDIDTSHLGFLHAGGIDGERLDLSDPEVFTVTEKAPKINVTVAPFGTMYSAQRDAYEGTEHQRYASYIFPFWVTYPGGGHLETSRTVNAWVPIDDESTMIFNIDLSRATGGGKKSLKYKDGTPVNGLARPVEYLPTTTDWKGRWRPAKDRSNDYGIDREWQRNGDSYTGIVGIPLQDQAIQESMGPVVDRTLEHLAASDRMVILTRRVMLDAAIDWRDNRKLPEVVDHPEYCRDARGGDIIVPKGTDWLDGYEEKMAAVKGYRPNIRAAE from the coding sequence ATGATCACCGCAGAAGAAAACGAACAGCTCTGCCGCGTCGGCAAGGGCACGCTGATGGGCGACCTGTTCCGCCAGTTCTGGCTGCCGGTCTGCAAGTCTTCGGAGCTGAAGGCCGATGGCGACCCCGTCCGTCTGATGATCCTGGGCGAGAAGCTGATCGCCTTCCGCGACACCGAGGGGCGCGTCGGCGTGTTCGATCACCGCTGTCCTCATCGCTGTGCCTCGCTGTTCTTCGGCCGGAACGAGTTGGGCGGCATCCGTTGCGCCTATCACGGCTGGAAGTTCGACGTGACGGGCAAGTGTCTCGATCAGCCGAACCTTGAGGACAAGAATCGCTATCCGGCCGGTACGCCTGCCTTTGCTTACCGCGTGCAGGAAAGTGGCGGCCTAGTGTTCGCCTATATGGGCGAACGCCAGGAAAACCCGCCGCCGCTGCCGGAGATCGAGGCGATCATGGGCGAGGGGGACGACCGTAACATCGCCCTCACTCATCGTGACTGCAACTACATGCAGGCGCTCGAGGGCGACATCGACACCTCTCATCTCGGCTTCCTGCACGCCGGCGGCATTGACGGCGAAAGGCTCGACTTGTCAGATCCCGAGGTCTTCACCGTCACCGAAAAGGCGCCCAAGATCAACGTCACCGTAGCGCCGTTCGGAACCATGTATTCAGCCCAGCGCGACGCCTATGAAGGCACCGAGCACCAGCGCTACGCCTCCTACATCTTTCCCTTCTGGGTCACTTATCCCGGTGGCGGCCATCTCGAGACCAGCCGCACGGTCAATGCCTGGGTACCGATCGACGACGAGAGCACGATGATCTTCAACATCGACCTCAGTCGCGCGACCGGTGGTGGCAAGAAGTCTCTGAAATACAAGGACGGCACGCCGGTCAATGGACTGGCGCGGCCCGTCGAGTATCTACCGACCACGACCGACTGGAAGGGGCGCTGGCGCCCGGCCAAGGATCGGAGCAACGACTACGGCATCGATCGCGAGTGGCAGCGCAATGGTGACAGCTATACCGGCATCGTCGGCATCCCGCTGCAAGACCAGGCCATCCAGGAGTCGATGGGGCCCGTCGTCGACCGCACCCTCGAACATCTGGCGGCGTCCGATCGCATGGTCATCCTGACGCGGCGCGTCATGCTCGACGCTGCCATCGACTGGCGCGACAATCGAAAGTTGCCCGAGGTGGTCGACCATCCGGAATACTGCCGCGACGCCCGTGGTGGCGACATCATCGTCCCCAAGGGTACGGACTGGCTTGACGGCTATGAAGAGAAGATGGCTGCCGTCAAGGGCTACCGGCCCAACATCCGGGCCGCCGAGTGA
- a CDS encoding SDR family NAD(P)-dependent oxidoreductase: MDLQLSNRHALVLGASQGLGLAVARALLAEGALVTLSARSAERLEAARAALPGDMAKRCRLAPAELGTAGAVEAILSALEGSVDILVNNTGGPPPGTASDVSAAALLAEFDRMVAPVIALTTALLPAMRARKWGRILTIASSGVVQPIPHLPLSNTLRSSLVGFMKTLAGEVAADGVTVNMLLPGRIATSRVASLDEAAARRSSRSVEDVARDAAASIPAGRYGTAEEFGAIAAFFAGAPASYVTGSLIRIDGGIIRSI; encoded by the coding sequence ATGGACCTCCAACTCAGCAACCGCCATGCTCTCGTTCTCGGCGCCAGCCAGGGGCTGGGCCTTGCCGTTGCCCGGGCGCTGCTCGCCGAGGGGGCGCTTGTCACCCTGTCGGCTCGCTCGGCCGAGCGGTTGGAAGCCGCAAGGGCCGCCCTGCCCGGCGACATGGCCAAGCGTTGCCGCCTCGCGCCGGCCGAACTCGGCACAGCCGGCGCCGTCGAGGCCATCCTGTCGGCCCTCGAGGGGTCCGTCGACATCCTGGTCAACAATACCGGCGGCCCACCGCCGGGCACCGCGTCCGATGTGTCCGCAGCGGCGCTGTTGGCCGAATTCGACCGCATGGTGGCGCCGGTGATCGCGCTGACGACGGCCCTGCTGCCCGCCATGCGCGCGCGTAAGTGGGGCCGAATCCTGACCATAGCCTCAAGCGGCGTCGTCCAGCCGATCCCACATCTGCCCCTGTCGAACACGCTACGCTCCTCGCTCGTCGGCTTCATGAAGACGCTGGCCGGCGAAGTCGCAGCCGACGGCGTCACCGTCAACATGCTGCTGCCGGGCCGCATCGCCACAAGCCGCGTGGCCTCGCTCGACGAGGCGGCGGCCCGACGGAGCAGCCGCAGCGTCGAGGACGTCGCCCGCGACGCCGCCGCCAGCATTCCCGCCGGTCGCTACGGCACGGCCGAAGAGTTCGGCGCCATCGCCGCCTTCTTCGCCGGAGCGCCGGCCTCCTACGTCACCGGCAGCCTGATCCGCATCGATGGCGGCATCATCCGGTCAATCTGA